The following are encoded in a window of Plectropomus leopardus isolate mb chromosome 23, YSFRI_Pleo_2.0, whole genome shotgun sequence genomic DNA:
- the cskmt gene encoding citrate synthase-lysine N-methyltransferase CSKMT, mitochondrial produces MSAFTKSLAISIRRVVASRVRHHSSLTAELIANMDKKATWDRFYTESSSGTTTFKNFEWFFGFDAVRDFIMPLLQTKSHPDAPLQVLDMGCGTSALGPCIYRHSLLPVRVTCADISPVAVRLMQEHIQTKDFQPYNLYSWLEFVELDCTQLHKHFDSSSVDLIVDKGTTDALLRSKEGRRKASLVLKQCLKVLRSSGSLLQFSDEDPDSRLLWLETEAQEPGIVAADVGVQEVGELRGMSYYCYHVTPRPVAQQ; encoded by the exons ATGTCTGCGTTCACGAAGTCGTTGGCAATATCGATCAGGCGAGTTGTTGCATCTCGTGTGCGGCATCACTCCTCCCTCACAG CTGAGCTGATTGCAAACATGGACAAGAAAGCAACCTGGGACCGCTTCTACACTGAGAGCAGCAGCGGTACAACCACCTTCAAAAACTTTGAGTGGTTCTTTGGCTTCGATGCTGTCCGAGACTTCATCATGCCCCTCTTGCAGACCAAGTCCCACCCAGATGCTCCGCTCCAGGTACTGGATATGGGCTGTGGCACTTCTGCTTTAGGGCCCTGTATTTACAGACACTCTCTTCTCCCTGTGCGTGTCACTTGTGCTGACATTTCTCCTGTAGCTGTGCGACTTATGCAGGAACACATCCAAACCAAAGACTTTCAACCTTACAATCTTTATTCCTGGCTTGAGTTTGTAGAGCTGGACTGCACGCAGCTTCACAAGCACTTTGATAGTAGTAGTGTCGACCTTATAGTCGATAAAGGCACCACAGACGCTTTGTTGAGGTCAAAAGAGGGGAGACGGAAGGCCAGTCTGGTGCTGAAGCAGTGTTTGAAGGTATTGCGGAGCTCAGGATCACTGCTCCAGTTTTCAGATGAGGACCCTGATTCCAGGCTCCTGTGGCTGGAGACTGAGGCACAGGAGCCGGGgattgtggcagcagatgttggCGTGCAGGAGGTCGGGGAGTTAAGGGGAATGTCTTACTATTGCTACCACGTGACTCCTCGCCCTGTTGCTCAGCAGTAA